Proteins co-encoded in one Artemia franciscana chromosome 10, ASM3288406v1, whole genome shotgun sequence genomic window:
- the LOC136031885 gene encoding zinc finger protein 271-like: MDVPQTPNMAEPITIPETDVVKKEVEEALPSNHEELFDFPNQLLSVKRENVPVGTFGYFSQPCKLEPDTQELGSTCFDSKEAEYTSPSDVDMIRETSNSTLSPEHQQLPLNVASRISNVTSLAVTQNPSAILSNSLIKHQRVHTGEKPFKCEVCEKTFSVSSSLSSHQRVHTGEKPFKCEVCEQTFSLSSSLIRHQRVHTGEKLFKCEVCEKTFSSSTNLINHQRVHTGEKPFECEVCEKTFSQSSSSIRHQRVHTGEKLFKCEVCEKTFSSSTNLINHQRVHTGEKPFECEVCEKTFSQSSSLINHQRVHTGEKPFECEVCEKTFSQSSSLIKHQRVHTGEKPYKCEVCEQTFSLSSSLIRHQRVHTGEKLFKCEVFEKTFSSSTNLINHQRVHTGEKPFECEVCEKTFSQSSSLIKHQRVHTGEKPYKCDVCEKTFSVSSNLINHQRVHTGEKPFECEVCEKTFSLSTNLISHQRVHTGEKPFECEVCEKTFSLSTNLTKHQRLHTAEKTFKCEVCEKTFSVSSSLIKHQRLHTAEKTFKCEV, encoded by the exons AAGTTGAAGAGGCTTTACCAAGTAACCATGAGGAGCTTTTTGACTTTCCAAACCAACTTCTGTCTGTTAAAAGGGAAAATGTTCCTGTGGGTACTTTTGGCTATTTTTCACAACCATGTAAACTTGAGCCTGACACGCAGGAACTGGGCTCCACATGTTTTGACAGTAAAG AAGCTGAATATACTTCGCCAAGTGATGTTGACATGATTAGAGAAACTTCTAATTCTACTCTATCACCTGAGCATCAACAGCTACCTTTGAATGTTGCATCCAGGATATCCAATGTTACATCACTAGCTGTTACACAGAATCCTTCTGCAATTCTGTCAAATAGTTTGATTAAACACCAAAGAGTACACACgggtgaaaaaccctttaaatgtgaagtatgtgaaaaaactttttctgtgtCATCCAGTTTGAGTAGCCACCAAAGAGTACACACgggtgaaaaaccctttaaatgtgaagtatgtgaacaaactttttctttgtcaAGTAGTTTGATTAGACACCAAAGAGTACACACGGGTGAAAAACTCTTTAAATgtgaagtatgtgaaaaaactttttctagcTCAACCAATTTGATTAATCACCAAAGAGTACACACGGGTGAAAAACCCTTTGAATgtgaagtatgtgaaaaaactttttctcagtcAAGTAGTTCGATTAGACACCAAAGAGTACACACGGGTGAAAAACTCTTTAAATgtgaagtatgtgaaaaaactttttctagcTCAACCAATTTGATTAATCACCAAAGAGTACACACGGGTGAAAAACCCTTTGAATgtgaagtatgtgaaaaaactttttctcagtcAAGTAGTTTGATTAATCACCAAAGAGTACACACAGGTGAAAAACCCTTTGAATgtgaagtatgtgaaaaaactttttctcagtcAAGTAGTTTGATTAAACACCAAAGAGTACACACGGGTGAAAAACCCTATAAATGTGAAGTATGTGaacaaactttttctttgtcaAGTAGTTTGATTAGACACCAAAGAGTACACACGGGTGAAAAACTCTTTAAATGTgaagtatttgaaaaaactttttctagcTCAACCAATTTGATTAATCACCAAAGAGTACACACGGGTGAAAAACCCTTTGAATgtgaagtatgtgaaaaaactttttctcagtcAAGTAGTTTGATTAAACACCAAAGAGTACACACGGGTGAAAAACCCTAtaaatgtgatgtatgtgaaaaaactttttctgtgtCATCCAATTTGATTAATCACCAAAGAGTACACACGGGTGAAAAACCCTTTGAATgtgaagtatgtgaaaaaacGTTTTCTCTGTCAACCAATTTGATTAGTCACCAAAGAGTACACACGGGTGAAAAACCCTTTGAATgtgaagtatgtgaaaaaacGTTTTCTCTGTCAACCAATTTGACTAAACACCAAAGACTACACACGGCCGAAAAAACCTTTAAATgtgaagtatgtgaaaaaactttttctgtgtCAAGCAGTTTGATTAAACACCAAAGACTGCACACGGCTGAAAAAACCTTTAAATGTgaagtatga